The following coding sequences are from one Seonamhaeicola sp. ML3 window:
- a CDS encoding NADP(H)-dependent aldo-keto reductase, with translation MKYTKIPNTNIKVSKICLGSMTWGNQNTEAEGHAQIDYAIDQGVNFIDTAELYPVPASPETQGATSRIIGTWLKKSANRDKVVIASKIAGPGDYTAHIRKTGFSRDAIYQAVDAELQRLQTDYIDLYQLHWPERQTNTFGVRDYKHNPSDAWKDNFNEVLSTLQDIIKMGKVRNIGLSNEKAWGAMRYLEESKHNNLPRPVTIQNPYSLLCRTFEGDLAEVSLRENLGLLAYSPMAFGVLSGKYIKGSAADNARLKLFPRFARYSGEQSTEAAKRYLDIANNNGLTLAQMSLAFVNQLPFVTSNIIGATNLEQLKENIDSVNIELSTEVLDAINAVHAAIPNPAP, from the coding sequence TATGACCTGGGGAAACCAAAATACCGAAGCCGAAGGGCATGCTCAAATCGATTACGCGATAGATCAAGGCGTTAATTTTATAGATACAGCAGAACTTTATCCAGTTCCTGCCTCACCTGAAACTCAAGGCGCTACAAGTCGAATTATTGGAACGTGGCTCAAAAAATCAGCTAATAGAGATAAGGTCGTTATTGCCAGTAAAATTGCGGGGCCAGGCGATTACACGGCTCATATTCGAAAAACAGGCTTTAGTAGGGATGCTATTTATCAGGCCGTTGATGCAGAGTTACAAAGACTGCAAACAGATTATATTGATCTTTATCAATTACACTGGCCAGAAAGACAAACCAACACATTTGGAGTAAGAGATTATAAACATAATCCCAGTGATGCATGGAAAGATAATTTCAACGAGGTGTTAAGTACTTTGCAAGATATTATCAAAATGGGCAAAGTTCGTAACATAGGTCTTTCTAACGAGAAAGCTTGGGGCGCTATGCGCTATCTAGAAGAAAGTAAGCACAACAATTTACCAAGGCCGGTAACCATACAAAATCCGTATTCACTTTTATGCAGAACTTTCGAGGGTGATTTAGCTGAGGTATCACTGAGAGAGAATCTAGGTTTACTAGCCTATTCTCCCATGGCTTTTGGAGTTTTGTCTGGAAAATATATAAAGGGAAGCGCAGCCGATAATGCCCGCCTAAAACTGTTCCCAAGGTTTGCTCGTTACAGTGGCGAGCAAAGTACAGAGGCAGCAAAACGTTATTTAGATATTGCCAATAACAACGGATTAACCCTTGCGCAGATGTCCTTAGCTTTTGTAAATCAACTCCCTTTTGTTACGAGTAACATTATAGGCGCTACCAACTTAGAACAGTTAAAAGAAAATATAGATAGTGTTAATATAGAATTAAGCACTGAAGTTTTAGATGCTATAAATGCAGTGCATGCAGCGATTCCTAATCCGGCGCCTTAA